The Ferrovibrio sp. MS7 sequence CGGCCTCGATTTCGTGGTGGTGAATGGCGAGAACGCCGCCGCCGGTTTCGGCATTACCAGCCGTATCTGCGCCGAACTCTACGAAGCCGGCGTCGATGCCATCGTGCTCGGCAACCATTCCTGGGACCAGCGCGAGACGCTGTCCTATATTCAGTCTGACGCGAAGCTGATCCGGCCGCTGAACTACCCGAAGGGTACGCCGGGCCGTGGCTCGGCGATGTTCACCACGCCGCAGGGCAAGCGCGTGCTGGTGGCGCAGGTGATGGGCCGCGTGTTCATGGACCCGCTGGATGATCCCTTCGCCACCATCGACACCGAGCTGGCGAAATACCGCCTCGGCGCCAGTGCCGACCTGATCCTGGTCGATATCCATGCCGAGGCGACCTCGGAAAAGATGGCGATGGGACATTTCCTCGATGGCCGCGTCTCCATAGTCTGCGGCACCCACAGCCATATCCCGACAGCGGATGCGCAGATCCTGCCGGGCGGCACCGCCTATCAGACCGATGCCGGCATGTGCGGCGACTACAATTCGGTGATCGGCATGGAAAAGACCGAGCCCTTGAGCCGCTTCCTGCGCAAGATTCCCTCGGGCCGCTTCGAGCCGGCCAATGGTGAAGCGACGCTCTGCGCCGTCTATCTCGAAACCGATGACCGCACCGGGCTTGCCACCCGCATCCAACCGGTCCGCCTCGGTGGCCGTCTTGCCCAAAGCCCGGTCGTCCTTTGAGGCCCTGCTTGCCGAGATCGCGGCCTGCCGGGTCTGCGCCGCTGAGCTGCCGCTCGGGCCGCGCCCGGTGGTGCGCCTCGGGCCCAGCGCCCGGCTGCTGATCATCGGCCAGGCACCTGGCACCCGGGTGCATGAAACCGGCATTCCCTGGAATGACCGCTCCGGTGATCAGCTCCGCGCCTGGCTCGGCCTCGACCGGGATACCTTCTACGACACCAGCCGTATCGCCATCATGCCGATGGGCTTCTGCTATCCGGGAGTGCTGCCGCAGGGCGGCGATGCACCGCCCCGGCCGGAATGCGCCCCGCTCTGGCATGACCGGCTGCGCCGCCATCTGCCTGCGATCAAGCTCACCCTGCTGGTCGGCTCCTATGCCCAGGCGCGCTATCTCGGCACACGGCAGATGACCGAAACTGTGCGCGACTTTGCCACCCACCTGGCTCGGGGTTTCTTCCCGTTGCCGCATCCTTCCTGGCGGAATACCGCCTGGCAGAAACGCCAGCCCTGGTTCGGTGCCGAGGTGTTGCCGGCTTTGCGTCGGCAACTGGCCTGTCTCTGGGCCGATTGAGTCTCTGGGCCGATTGAGCGGCCAGCGGCGGCTTGCTTTTCGCCGCATCTGGCTTTATCCGACGGCCCAACCGGGCTGCCTGCAAACCGGAAAATATGGTAAACATGCCCGATTCGCAGCAGCCGCAGCTTCACCCCCGTTTTTGCCGCGCAGGTAGATCATGGCCGGTCATTCCCAGTTTAAGAACATCATGCACCGCAAGGGTGCGCAGGATGCCAAGAAGGCGAAGGTCTTCACCAAGCTGATCCGCGAGTTGACCACCGCGGCGAAGATGGGCCAGCCGGACCCGGCGACCAATCCACGCCTGCGTGCCGCGATCCAGGCTGCCCGCGCCGCCAA is a genomic window containing:
- a CDS encoding TIGR00282 family metallophosphoesterase is translated as MKLLYCGDIVGRSGRDAVIARIPVLRRELGLDFVVVNGENAAAGFGITSRICAELYEAGVDAIVLGNHSWDQRETLSYIQSDAKLIRPLNYPKGTPGRGSAMFTTPQGKRVLVAQVMGRVFMDPLDDPFATIDTELAKYRLGASADLILVDIHAEATSEKMAMGHFLDGRVSIVCGTHSHIPTADAQILPGGTAYQTDAGMCGDYNSVIGMEKTEPLSRFLRKIPSGRFEPANGEATLCAVYLETDDRTGLATRIQPVRLGGRLAQSPVVL
- a CDS encoding uracil-DNA glycosylase family protein produces the protein MPKARSSFEALLAEIAACRVCAAELPLGPRPVVRLGPSARLLIIGQAPGTRVHETGIPWNDRSGDQLRAWLGLDRDTFYDTSRIAIMPMGFCYPGVLPQGGDAPPRPECAPLWHDRLRRHLPAIKLTLLVGSYAQARYLGTRQMTETVRDFATHLARGFFPLPHPSWRNTAWQKRQPWFGAEVLPALRRQLACLWAD